One window from the genome of Xiphophorus hellerii strain 12219 chromosome 16, Xiphophorus_hellerii-4.1, whole genome shotgun sequence encodes:
- the mettl2a gene encoding tRNA N(3)-cytidine methyltransferase METTL2 — protein MAAPRTVDGVEAENTEISLTLSNSSSEDSKRPQFGTRFLTDPRQVFQHNAWDNVEWTDEQEEAAKKKVSENNQPLPLEKQEEYNSRASEYWNEFYTIHENRFFKDRHWLFTEFPELAPQRNPNHESQPNNSGVDSSHQDGFEQKQCRDFAALSGDNCDFPGSSATYRILEVGCGVGNTVFPILKTNNDPGLFVYCCDFSSTAVELVKTNPEYDLNRCFAFVHDLSNVEASFPIPDGSLDVIVLIFVLSALHPDQMRASISRLASLLKPGGVMLLRDYGRYDMAQLRFKKGRCLSENFYVRGDGTRVYFFTQDELHELFAEAGLEKVQNLVDRRLQVNRGKQLTMYRVWIQCKYRKPC, from the exons ATGGCGGCGCCCCGCACCGTGGACGGAGTGGAGgctgaaaacactgaaatcagCTTGACACTTTCAAATTCTTCCTCTGAGGACTCCAAAAGGCCTCAGTTCGGGACACGCTTCCTTACAGACCCGCGGCAGGTCTTCCAGCACAACGCATG GGACAATGTTGAGTGGACTGATGAACAGGAAGAAGCTGCAAAGAagaaagtttcagaaaacaatCAGCCTTTGCCTCTAGAAAAACAAG AGGAGTACAACAGCCGGGCCAGTGAATACTGGAATGAGTTTTACACGATACACGAGAATCGCTTCTTTAAAGACCGTCACTGGCTCTTCACAGAGTTTCCAGAGCTTGCCCCACAGCGTAACCCGAACCACGAATCTCAACCAAACAACTCGGGCGTGGACAGCAGCCATCAGGACggatttgaacaaaaacaatgcaGGGATTTTGCAGCTTTGTCTGGTGACAACTGTGACTTTCCAGGATCCTCTGCCACATATCGCATCCTGGAG GTTGGTTGTGGTGTGGGTAACACAGTTTTCCCAATACTCAAGACCAACAA TGACCCTGGACTTTTTGTTTACTGCTGTGATTTCTCCAGCACTGCTGTGGAATTAGTGAAG ACTAATCCAGAGTACGATTTGAACCGCTGCTTTGCCTTTGTTCACGACTTGAGCAATGTCGAGGCCAGTTTCCCGATCCCTGATGGATCCCTTGATGTTATTGTGCTGATCTTTGTGCTGTCGGCTCTGCATCCCGACCA GATGCGGGCCTCCATCAGTAGATTAGCAAGTCTGCTGAAACCAGGTGGTGTGATGCTGCTGAGGGATTACGGACGCTACGATATGGCACAACTGCGTTTCAAGAAAG ggAGATGTCTGTCAGAAAACTTTTACGTCAGAGGGGACGGAACACGAGTTTATTTCTTTACTCAGG aTGAGCTTCATGAGTTGTTTGCAGAGGCTGGGCTTGAAAAAGTGCAGAACCTTGTGGACAGGCGGCTGCAGGTGAACAGAGGGAAACAGCTCACCATGTACAGGGTTTGGATCCAATGCAAGTACCGCAAGCCTTGTTGA